One Balaenoptera ricei isolate mBalRic1 chromosome 16, mBalRic1.hap2, whole genome shotgun sequence genomic window carries:
- the NPFFR1 gene encoding LOW QUALITY PROTEIN: neuropeptide FF receptor 1 (The sequence of the model RefSeq protein was modified relative to this genomic sequence to represent the inferred CDS: inserted 2 bases in 1 codon) yields the protein MEISSQEGEPSQPSNSSRPPCRNGSDAEANPAANLTFCSYYQHSSLVAAMFIVAYVLIFLLCMVGNTLVCFIVLKNRHMRTVTNMFILNLAVSDLLVGIFCMPTTLVDNLITGWPFDNATCKMSGLVQGMSVSASVFTLVAIAVERFRCIVHPFREKLTLRKALATIAVIWTLALLIMCPSAVTLTVTREEHHFMVDARNRSYPLYSCWEAWPEKGMRRVYTAVLFSHIYLAPLALIVGMYARIARKLCKAPGPARAGEEAAGEVGRGARRRARVVHMLVMVALFFTLSWLPLWALLLLIDYGQLSEPQLHLVTVYAFPLAHWLAFFNSSANPIIYGYFNENFRRGFQAAFRAQLCPPPWGSHREXRPSGLLRTRVFVEVQPSDSGLASESGPSSGAPRPGCLPLHNGRVAPPGLVAEGPGFSHMPLTIPAWDV from the exons ATGGAAATCAGTTCCCAGGAAG GGGAGCCCTCCCAGCCTTCCAACAGCAGCCGGCCCCCATGCCGGAATGGGAGTGATGCCGAGGCCAACCCCGCTGCAAACCTCACCTTCTGCTCCTACTACCAGCACTCCTCCCTGGTGGCTGCCATGTTCATTGTGGCCTACGTGCTCATCTTCCTCCTCTGCATGGTGGGCAACACCCTGGTCTGCTTCATTGTGCTCAAGAACCGGCACATGCGCACCGTCACCAACATGTTTATCCTCAACCTGGCCGTCAGCGACCTGCTGGTGGGCATTTTCTGCATGCCCACCACCCTTGTGGACAACCTCATCACTG GGTGGCCCTTCGACAACGCCACATGCAAGATGAGCGGCTTGGTGCAGGGCATGTCCGTGTCAGCTTCTGTTTTCACACTGGTGGCCATTGCCGTGGAAAG GTTCCGCTGCATCGTGCACCCTTTCCGCGAGAAGCTGACCCTGCGGAAGGCGCTGGCCACCATCGCGGTCATCTGGACCCTGGCCCTGCTCATCATGTGCCCCTCGGCCGTCACGCTGACCGTTACGCGCGAGGAGCACCACTTCATGGTGGACGCCCGCAACCGCTCCTACCCGCTCTACTCGTGCTGGGAGGCCTGGCCCGAGAAGGGCATGCGCAGGGTCTACACGGCCGTGCTCTTCTCGCACATCTACCTGGCGCCGCTGGCGCTGATCGTGGGCATGTACGCGCGCATCGCCCGCAAGCTGTGCAAGGCCCCGGGGCCCGCGCGCGCCGGCGAGGAGGCGGCCGGGGAGGTCGGCCGCGGCGCCCGGCGCAGGGCCCGGGTGGTGCACATGCTGGTCATGGTGGCGCTGTTCTTCACGCTGTCCTGGCTGCCTCTCTGGGCCCTGCTGCTGCTCATCGACTACGGGCAGCTGAGCGAGCCGCAGCTGCACCTGGTCACCGTCTACGCCTTCCCCTTAGCCCACTGGCTGGCCTTCTTCAACAGCAGTGCCAACCCCATCATCTACGGCTACTTCAACGAGAACTTCCGCCGCGGCTTCCAAGCCGCCTTCCGCGCCCAGCTCTGCCCGCCGCCGTGGGGGAGCCACCGGGA GCGTCCCAGCGGGCTCCTGCGCACGCGGGTCTTCGTGGAGGTGCAGCCCAGCGACTCGGGACTAGCCTCCGAGTCGGGCCCGAGCAGCGGGGCCCCCAGGCCCGGCTGCCTCCCGCTGCACAATGGCCGCGTGGCCCCCCCTGGCTTGGTCGCCGAGGGTCCCGGCTTTTCCCATATGCCCCTCACCATACCAGCCTGGGACGTTTGA